The sequence TCCGCTGCCCGCGCCGCGCGAGGCGGCCGACGACGCGGTGCTCGCCACCGACCTCGGCGTGCTCGTCCAGGCGGTCGACGAGGCCGCCCGCCGCGCCGGGATCGCCCGGCAGCCGTCGCCGTGGCTGAGCCCGCTGCCCGAGCGCGTCGCGCTGGCGCCCCGCATCGCCGCGGGCGGCTCCGTCGTGGACGTCCCACCGGTCCCGTTCGGCGTCACGGACCTGCCCGCCGTCCAGTCCCGCGAGGAGCTGACGCTCGACCTCGCGACCGGCGGCCACCTCTACGTCGCCGGGTCCGCGCAGTCGGGCCGCTCCACGGCGCTGCGCACGATCGCGGGATCCCTCGCGGGCGCCTGCTCCCCCTACGACGTGCACGTGTACGCCGTCGACTGCGGCGCGAACGCGCTGCTCCCGCTGGTCTCCCTGCCGCACTGCGGCGCCGTCGTGACCCGTGACCAGCTCGACCGCTGCGAGCGGCTCCTCGCCGCGCTCACCGCCGAGGTCGCCCGCCGCCAGCAGGTGCTCGCCGAGGCGGGGTTCTCCTCGCTCGCCGAGCAGCGCGCCGCCGTCGCCGCCACCGACCGCCTCCCGTGGATGGTCCTGCTCCTCGACCGCTGGGAGGGCTTCCTCGGCGCGTTCGAGCACTACGACTACGGACGCCTCGTGGACCAGGTCGTCCGGCTGCTGCGCGAGGGCGCCGCGGCCGGCCTGCGCGCCGTGTTCACCGGAGACCGCTCCGGTCTCGGCGGCCAGGTCTCCACCGTCTTCGACCGCCGCCTCATCCTGCGCATGGCCGACCCGAACGACTACGGGTACGGCGGCCTGCAGGACAGGCAGATCCCGGCCGAGATGCCGCCCGGCCGCGCCCTGGAGCCCGCCGGGCCCGGCGCGCCGCCCCGCGAGTCGCAGATCGCGCTCCTCGGGGACGACGCGTCCGGCGCGTCCCAGGTCGCGGCCCTCCAGGAGATCGCCCGCGCCTGCGTGTCCCGCTACGGCCGGCTGCCGCGCCGCCGGGGTCCCCTGCACGTGGACGAGCTGCCCGTCCGCGTCACCTACCGGGAGGCGATGTCGCTCGACCCGGAGTTCCTGGCCCCGTCGGCGCTGTGGGCATTGGTCGGCGTCGGCGGCGACACGCTCGCGCCCGTCGGGATCGACCTGCTGGGCGAGGGCCCGGGGTTCGCCGTCGCCGGGCCGCCCCGCTCGGGCCGCTCGACGACGCTGCGGACGATCGTCCAGTCGCTGCTCGACCCCGCGGTCGGCGGCGGGCTCGTGCCGGTCGTCCTGGTCACTCCGCGCCGCTCCCCGCTCCGCCTGCTGTCGGGCCGGCCCGGCGTGCTCGGCGTGCTCACCTCCGACGCCGACGCCGGCGACCTGGAACGCGCGATCGGAGACGAGCACCGCTACACCGTGGTCGTGGACGACGCCGAACTCCTGGACGAGACCGAGCTGGACGAGGCCCTGACCGACGTCCTGCGCACCGCCCGCGACGGGGAGCACGCCGTCGTCATCGGCGGCACCACCGACGATCTGGGCCGCGGCTACCGGGGCTTCCTGTCCGACACCCGGCGCTCCCGGTCGGGCGTCCTGCTGTCGGTGGACTCGCCGGACGACGGCGACCTGTTCGGGCTCCGCCTGCCCCGCAACGCGCCGCTGGGCGGGCCCACCGGGCGCGGCCTGTTCGTCGCCGCGGGCGCCACCACCCGGATCCAGGTGGCGCTTCCGCCTCCGGTCAGCGCCGACTGATCGCCTTCGCCCGGCGTTCCTCGCCGGGCGAGGAAAGCCCGGCAGGGAAACGCCGGGCGAGAAAGGCCGGGCAGAGAAAGAGGCGGGTCCCGGCCTCGGGGGGATGGGCCGGGACCCGCGGTTCGCGGAGGCTCAGCGCGTGGCGGCCTCGATGTTCTGCTGGGACCGGCGGATGTCCTGGCTGCCCTGTTCGAGGGCGACGGCCATCTTGTCGAAGGCGGTCTTGGCCTCGGCCCAGGAGGCGCGGAAGCGGTCGGCCCCGGGGCCCCACCAGGCCGCGCTGCTGCTCACGGTGCGGCCGTTGAGGTCCTTGATGAGGGCGTCGAGGTTGCGGGAGTGCTTGCTGAAGATGCGGGACAGTTCCTCTAGCTCGCCCAGGTTGGCGCCGCGCTTGTCACCCATCGCCCCGGCCCTTTCCTCGCTGATCGTTGGAACGTTTCCGGCCGCTACCGCAGGAATGGCGCCAGCTTACGCCCCACCGATCACATCCAGCCAGCGACCCCCGGTGCATCGCCCGTCGAAACGGTCACATTCCCGCCATCCCGGCCTGTCCGGATGTGGCCAGCGAAGCCATGGTCACATGGCTTGTGACGAGCATCATTACTGTCCGTCAAGGGAGTTTCAGAGCGGTTTCCGGGCCCGAATGGAGGAGCGCGGCGAGAAAGGAGAAAACGGTGCGTCAGCGGCTCTCGCCGAGCGGGTCGTTCACCGGGTGGGCCCCCGGGTCCAGGACGCGTTCGCCGACCATGGTGATCTGCTCGCCGGTGGCGCGGAAGTCGAACCGGCGCCGCACGGACTGGGTGACCTTCCCGCGGCCCCCGCTGCCGTAGCGCATCTCGGTGTGCTCCACCGCCTCCAGCGTGATGCGGTCCCCCGTGCGGACGGCGCGGCCCCCGTCCAGGCGGGTGCGCGCGCCGGTGTAGGCGGGGCCGCCCTCGACGGGGGCGCGGTTGCGGGTCTCCAGCTCCCGGACGGCCTTCTCCTGCGACCGCACCAGCGACGGGGAGATCCGCACGCCGAGCACCTCCGTGGGCGCGGCGCGGGGCTCCCGGCCGCCCTTCTGGACGAGGGCCTGGGACCGGCGCGCCAGGTAGGAGTTCGCGGCGACGGTGAGCTGGCGGGTGACGTAGTCCTCCACCACAGGGGCGTCCCCGCGCACGCCGGACGAGGGCGCCAGCAGGCATGCGGCCAGGGCGACCGCCAGTCCGGCCCGGGGCCACGGGCGCACCATCGGCCTCTCCCGCTGATCAATGGCTGGATGGATCCGAGCCGACATTACACGGCCGGGCCCCGGGAAGAACGCCGGTTCAGTCCGCTTCGCTCTCCAGTGCGGCGACGCGTGAGCGGGCCTGCGCCATCGCCTCGTGGTAGCGCTCCTCCCATTCCGGATCGGCGTCCGGAATGGTGGCGACCGTCTGGCGGCCGATCTCGGCGAGCACGTCCCCGGCGGCGCCGCGGGAGACCCGCCGGACGACGACCGCGGTGACGCCGCCGGTCGACTCGGTGTGCGGCTCCCACCGGGCGCCGCCCTCCAGCCGCGCCCGGCTCCGCGACGACCGGTCGGAGAATCCGTAGAGCAGCAGGACGACCACCACGGCCACCACCGCCAGCGCCGCCAGAACGATCAGGAACCGCACGACCGCCTCCCCTCGGCGTCCACCTCGGGCGCCTACTTGTCCCGCAGGAGCGGTCCGTTCGGGTTGCCGGGCGCGTAGACCGTGATGCCCTGCGGGAGGGCCTTCAGCTCCTCGATCCTCGCGCACGTGGGGCACTTGTTGTAGCCGTCCTGGCGGGCCTTGTTGGCCGAGGCCTCCGCCTTGGCCGTGGCGACCTTCGCCTGGGCCTCGCTGATCTGCGCGAACGCGGCCTGCGCGCGGTCCACCGCGTCCTGCACCTTGGACGGCAGGGTGATGCGCACCAGGTTGAAGTGGATGTTGGTGACGAACCTGCCGCCGAGCGTCTGCTCCAGGTCCGCGGCCAGGCTCGTGTTGATCGCGTTCTGCACCTTGGCGATGTAGCCGTTGTTGCTCTGCGCCTGCTGCCCCGCGGCCTGGACGTTCCTCGGCGCGGAGGAGTTCTGCACGAGGGCGCAGGAGGAGACGAGCTCGGCGCAGCGGAAGCTGTTGATCTGGCTGCGCAGGTCGTTGTCGATCACCGGCCGGACGATCTGGTCGAGGAAGGCCGACCAGCCCTTGTCGCCGTCGTAGACGTTGTAGGTGTCGCCGCCCGCGCTGCGGAACTTGCGGGTGCCGTACTTGTCGTCGAACTGCCTGAGGGCCTGGTGGTCCTGGTTGAGCGTGAAGTACAGCGTCCCCTCGATGCCCATGTTGACGCCGTCCGAGCTCGGGACGGTGACGACGTCAACGCCGGACTCGTCGCCCTTCCCGGCGTCCGAGGTGATCGTGTAGAAGCGCTGCTGGGCCGGGTACTTGTGGACCTGCGAGTAGAGCCCGATCCAGACGCGGCCGGATCCGGGGTCGATGACCTGCCGGATCCTGTTGTTGTCGAAGAACCCGCCGTTGCGGACGACGGCGATCTCGCCGCCGCCGGTGCGCTCGTAGCCGCCGAAGAGCGCGCTCAGCACCGGCCATCCCACGACGACCAGCAGCACGGCGGCGATGATGGCGGTGCGCCTGCTGGGCGCCCTCGCCCCGGAGAGCCGGGTCGCACCGGCCCGCTCCCTGCCGGCGGACGTCTTCTTCTCGGCCACGATGGCTCCTCTCACACCCGCACGGGGGGTTCTGCCGCGGGTTCCCGGATGAGACGGAGCGGAGCCTCGCCGGGATCCCCGCGGGGGTACCGCTTTCTCGTGATTCCTCCCGCTATCCGGGACCTCACCCCCAATAAGGAGGGGCTTACGAAAACCTGGGATCGGGGTTATCTAGACTGCCTGCGAGGTTGAAGGAGGAGACCCACGTGCGCAAAGTCCTGATCGCCAACCGCGGCGAGATCGCGGTCCGTATCGCCCGTGCCTGCCGCGACGCGGGGCTGGCCAGTGTGGCGGTGTACGCCGAGCCCGATCTGGAGGCGCTGCACGTTCGGGTCGCCGACGAGGCGTTCGCCCTGGGCGGGCGGACGGCGGCGGAGAGCTACCTGGACATCGACAAGCTGCTGAAGATCGCCTCGGAGTCGGGCGCGGACGCCGTCCACCCCGGCTACGGGTTCCTCGCGGAGAACGCCGACTTCGCCGCGGCGGTGCAGAACGCGGGGCTGACCTGGATCGGTCCGCCGCCCGCCGCGATCACCGCGCTCGGCGACAAGGTGCAGGCCCGGCACATCGCGCAGCGGGTCGGCGCGCCGCTGGTCGCCGGCACCGCCGACCC is a genomic window of Actinomadura citrea containing:
- a CDS encoding SPFH domain-containing protein, which produces MAEKKTSAGRERAGATRLSGARAPSRRTAIIAAVLLVVVGWPVLSALFGGYERTGGGEIAVVRNGGFFDNNRIRQVIDPGSGRVWIGLYSQVHKYPAQQRFYTITSDAGKGDESGVDVVTVPSSDGVNMGIEGTLYFTLNQDHQALRQFDDKYGTRKFRSAGGDTYNVYDGDKGWSAFLDQIVRPVIDNDLRSQINSFRCAELVSSCALVQNSSAPRNVQAAGQQAQSNNGYIAKVQNAINTSLAADLEQTLGGRFVTNIHFNLVRITLPSKVQDAVDRAQAAFAQISEAQAKVATAKAEASANKARQDGYNKCPTCARIEELKALPQGITVYAPGNPNGPLLRDK
- a CDS encoding WXG100 family type VII secretion target; its protein translation is MGDKRGANLGELEELSRIFSKHSRNLDALIKDLNGRTVSSSAAWWGPGADRFRASWAEAKTAFDKMAVALEQGSQDIRRSQQNIEAATR